The Streptomyces sp. NBC_00775 genome includes the window ATGGCAGGGCCAGGACAGCGAGTTGGGGCGCGCGCTGGCCGAGGTGCACGGTGTCGACGTACGCGATTACGTGGTCCTCGATCCCGATGAGCTCAAGGTGGCCATCTTCGAGCACGGGGGTGCTCCTCAGCTGGACCCGCAGGTCCGCGAGTTGCCGGACGGCCGACAGGTCTCACCGGCCGAGATGGCCTCGCTCACCCACCGGGAATCGGCGTACCTCCTGGGCGTCGTCGAGCAGTGGGCCAGGTCCGAGGGCCACAACCTCCTCTACGACACCCTGCTGCGTGACGGGGACCGGACCGGGAAGCTCCTCGAAGACCTGCGCCAGGACGGCTACGACAAGCGTGTCCTGATGTCGGTCGAGGTGCCTGTCGAGCAGTGCCTGGCCCAGAACGCGAACCGCTGGCAGCAAGGACGCGCCGAGTTCGACGCGGGCCGCGACTGGTACGGCGGGCGCATGGCTCCCGAAGGCATGATCAAGGGCATCTACGAGCAGAGCGGTTCGGGGCGCGGCTTCTCCATCGGGCGGGAGAACGCGGAGAAACTGGTGGAGAGCAGACTCGCGACGGGGCTGATCACGTCCGAGCGGGGGAACTTCGGCGTACCGACGGCGACGGGTGCGCCCACCACCGGTCAGGGGCCGGCGGTCCGCACGGGCGGCCCCGTCGAGGCGTCACCGGCCTTCCAGCAGAACGACGCCACCATCCGTACGGCCGCCGCGAGCAGGATCCGCTCCGGCTCGGGCACGGCCGCCGTCCCGGGCACCGCCACCAACAACGCCGCACCCGCGACGGTACCGCGCGTTCCCCGGCCCGCTCAGGCACAGGGCGGGGGCGGCGGACCCGCGAGGTGAGCGGTCGGCCGGTCGGCCCGATCGGCGTCATGGGCGTCATGGGCGTCATCGTGGCCGAGTGCAGCGCCCGTACAGGAAATTCGAGAAGTGAGCGGAGGCAGGACCGACATGCGGTGGACCGTCCACGGCGAGCACACACTCCAGGACACGCCATGGGTGCGGCTGCGCTCACTGGACGTCGAACGGCCCGACGGCACCCGCGGCGACTACCACGTCGTACGCCTGCGGGACCTCGCCGTGACGGCGGCCGTCGACGACCGCCGGCGGGTCCTGATGATGTGGCGGCACCGCTTCGTCACGGACACCTGGGCCTGGGAGCTGCCCATGGGGCTGGTCGAGGACGGCGAGCAGCCCGTCGAGGCCGCCGCACGGGAACTGGAGGAGGAGACGGGATGGCGTCCGGAATCGATGCGGGAGCTGATGTACGCGCAGCCGGCGAACGGGATCACCGATTCCCAGCACTTCGTGTTCCGCGCGGACGGGGCGACGCGGATCGGCGAGCCCACCGAGCGCAACGAGTCCGACCGGCTGGAGTGGATCCCGCTGGCCGCGATTCCCGGGATGATCGCCCGCCGCGAGATCGTGAGCGGCGCGACGCTGGTCGGGGTCATGGCCTTGCTGCTGGAGCAGGGCGCGTGGGCGACGCTGCTGGGTGCCTGAGCAGTGGCCTCGCGAGCGCCGCTCAGCCCTGCGGCGGGCTGAACCGGTCGATGTCCGCGAGGATCTTCCGCTTCAGCTCCAGCGCCGCGTCGATCTCCTTGCGCGTGAACCGCGTCGGGTCCTTGGCGTACATCTCGCGCCCGCGCGCGGAGGTGAACCGCTCCTCGGGGATGCGGTCGGCGCCTTCCGGAAGGAACTTGGCGACCTCTTCGAACGCGGCGATCGCGTACGCGGTGGCCGGACGGATCTCGCGGTGCTCGGCGAGCGGTGTGTTCAGCAGCCGCAGCCCCGACTCGGTCGACACCCGGTCGCCGATCCACAGGAACTCGCCCGGGTCGATGATCCGCGAGGGCTCCGGGCCGCCGAACACCGGGGGCGCGGGCGGCTGTTCGCCGGCGAGCGCGAACTCGAACGAGCGCGTACGACCGCACTGCGGGCACACGCCCTCGTACACGGTGACCAGGACCCCGTCCCGGTCCTCCAGGCGGTGCTGCCGATCGAACTCCTCCGCGCCGCACACACAGGCGTGGAGGTCCATGTAGAGGTGCGCTTCTTGCAGGGAACGAGCGATCAACATGTCATGATCCTACGGGAATCAGGACGCTGGACGGGGGAACGTCAGTGAACGTGAGCACCGACGAAAGACGGCTGCTCGCCGAGGCCGAGGCGGCGCTGCCCGTCGTGCTACGGGACCTGTACGCCGACCGGCTGCGCGGCGGAAACCTCGTCGAGGAGGACGGGCGGCGCTTCTTCGCGCTGAGCGACACCGCGGGCAAGCGGCTGGAGCTGCGCCTGGACACGGCCCCGCTGCCCGAGGGGAGCCTGTCGCGGACCTTCACCAACACCACGTACGACCGCTATGTGACGCAGCTCTCCGACCGGCTGCCGCCCGAGCGGCTCGGCCAGGTGCTGAGCCGCGAGGTCGGCGAACTGCTCGCCGTACGCGACCGGGCCGCCGTGAACGGAACGGCGCCGCGGGAGAACCTGCTGGCGGGCGGCGCCACGCTGCCCGCGCGTCCGCGGCTGTCCGAGGAGGACCTGGGCCGGGTCGGCGAGTTCAACTACCTGGCGACGCGCATGAACGACGCGTCGGCCGGCGCCCCCGAGCGCCGGGAGGCCCACGACCGGTTCTCCGCACTGATCGACGACTCGGGTCTGCGGCCCGTCTCCCCGGCCCACGACACCGCCGCGCACTCCGTCGAGCAGTACGCGGCGAACGTACGGCTGGACATCGCACGCCCCCATCTGCGGGAGCCGGCGCGTGACGCGATGGCCGAACTCGCCGTGCCCATCGAACGGTTGGGGGTCGAGGACGCCCGGGCACTGAGCGAAGCGCGTGCGCAGGCGCAGGCACGGGACACGCAGGTGTCCGCGCTG containing:
- a CDS encoding zeta toxin family protein, coding for MTPDNGPETGLAPEYRTLYRELQGRISFGGDLGPSDRDTFGQFRDGVLWTPERERMHAAILDDFKSRCEGLPRDGHAALFTAGAPGAGKGGALRGLAEWQGQDSELGRALAEVHGVDVRDYVVLDPDELKVAIFEHGGAPQLDPQVRELPDGRQVSPAEMASLTHRESAYLLGVVEQWARSEGHNLLYDTLLRDGDRTGKLLEDLRQDGYDKRVLMSVEVPVEQCLAQNANRWQQGRAEFDAGRDWYGGRMAPEGMIKGIYEQSGSGRGFSIGRENAEKLVESRLATGLITSERGNFGVPTATGAPTTGQGPAVRTGGPVEASPAFQQNDATIRTAAASRIRSGSGTAAVPGTATNNAAPATVPRVPRPAQAQGGGGGPAR
- a CDS encoding NUDIX domain-containing protein — encoded protein: MRWTVHGEHTLQDTPWVRLRSLDVERPDGTRGDYHVVRLRDLAVTAAVDDRRRVLMMWRHRFVTDTWAWELPMGLVEDGEQPVEAAARELEEETGWRPESMRELMYAQPANGITDSQHFVFRADGATRIGEPTERNESDRLEWIPLAAIPGMIARREIVSGATLVGVMALLLEQGAWATLLGA